From Oscillospiraceae bacterium CM, a single genomic window includes:
- a CDS encoding YvcK family protein: MESIFERSLKAPSIACLGGGTGLSTMLRGLKRYTSDITAIVTVTDDGGGSGVLRDELGMPPPGDIRSCILALSNIEPTMEKLMAYRFESGSLEGQSFGNLLLAAMNGISSSFDRAVARMGEVLAITGRVLPVTNEDVRLFAELEDGSVVFGESKIFEAKRARNCRIRRVQIVPSPVSALPESIRAIEEADLIILGPGSLYTSVIPNLLVGGIAKAIEKSHAQKLYIANIMTQPGETEGYTVSDHIKELFRHASGGLFDMCLVNSAPADPVLLARYESEGALPITADLEEIERLGVMVYSAPLVARRGALARHDPDLLAHEIMKIYRAKAPTRLYDGRKVL, translated from the coding sequence ATGGAATCGATTTTTGAGCGTAGCCTCAAGGCGCCTTCAATCGCCTGCCTCGGTGGCGGCACGGGCCTGTCCACCATGCTGCGGGGTCTCAAGCGCTATACATCAGATATAACGGCCATCGTCACGGTAACGGACGACGGCGGTGGCTCCGGTGTCCTGCGGGACGAATTGGGTATGCCGCCGCCCGGCGATATCCGCAGCTGTATTTTGGCGCTGTCGAATATCGAGCCGACGATGGAAAAGCTCATGGCCTATCGTTTTGAAAGCGGTTCTCTGGAGGGGCAGAGCTTCGGCAATCTCCTTCTGGCCGCGATGAATGGGATATCCTCCTCGTTTGACAGGGCGGTTGCGCGCATGGGCGAGGTACTCGCCATCACGGGCCGTGTCCTGCCGGTGACGAATGAGGACGTGCGCCTGTTCGCCGAGCTTGAAGACGGCAGCGTCGTCTTTGGGGAATCAAAAATATTTGAAGCCAAGCGGGCGCGGAACTGCCGAATCAGGCGCGTGCAGATCGTCCCGTCACCTGTTTCCGCCCTGCCGGAGAGTATCCGGGCGATTGAGGAGGCTGACCTCATCATTCTCGGCCCCGGCAGCCTCTACACGAGCGTCATTCCGAATCTACTCGTCGGCGGTATCGCCAAAGCTATTGAAAAATCGCACGCACAGAAGCTTTACATCGCCAATATCATGACGCAGCCCGGCGAGACGGAGGGGTATACGGTCTCCGATCATATTAAAGAGCTCTTTCGCCATGCCTCTGGCGGCCTGTTTGATATGTGCCTCGTCAACAGTGCCCCGGCCGATCCGGTGCTTTTAGCGCGGTATGAGTCGGAAGGCGCGCTGCCGATAACGGCTGATCTTGAAGAGATAGAGCGCCTTGGCGTCATGGTATACTCAGCGCCGCTCGTTGCGCGCCGCGGCGCGCTCGCCCGGCATGACCCGGACCTGCTGGCACACGAAATCATGAAAATATACAGGGCGAAAGCCCCAACGCGCCTCTATGATGGGCGCAAGGTCTTATAA
- the whiA gene encoding DNA-binding protein WhiA, whose product MSFSNDTKAELCRDPIGRKCCALSECYGLLLYCNTFTAREIRLITESRELAQRLPKLFRRAFGLSFDLTPQEQSGKLPFVIHDPDKLRLIFEAYGFTGSTMLAHHINLGVLESDCCRPSFLRGAFLAGGSVTDPAKRYHLELVTDHFNVSRETFALLLEMGFEPKEASRNGTFITYFKQSAAIEDFLTTIGAPVSAMALMSQKIEKDMRNSVNRRVNCDTANVSKTVDAALSQIEAIESLVGSSGLDSLPDKLRETAELRLENPEASLVELAALSSLTKSCLNHRLRKLVALAGESTEKH is encoded by the coding sequence ATGTCGTTTTCCAATGATACGAAGGCGGAGCTCTGCCGGGATCCTATTGGCCGGAAATGCTGCGCCCTGTCGGAGTGTTACGGCCTTTTGTTATACTGCAACACGTTCACTGCCCGGGAGATTCGCCTGATTACCGAAAGCAGGGAACTAGCACAGCGCCTGCCGAAGCTCTTCCGCCGCGCGTTCGGCTTGTCGTTTGATTTGACGCCGCAGGAGCAGTCCGGCAAGCTCCCGTTCGTGATCCATGACCCCGACAAGCTCCGGCTGATTTTTGAAGCGTACGGCTTTACGGGCAGCACGATGCTGGCGCATCATATCAATCTCGGTGTGCTGGAAAGCGACTGCTGCCGCCCCAGCTTTCTGCGTGGCGCATTTCTCGCGGGCGGCTCGGTGACGGACCCCGCCAAACGTTATCACCTCGAATTGGTGACGGATCATTTTAACGTCAGCCGCGAGACGTTTGCCCTTCTCCTCGAAATGGGTTTTGAGCCAAAGGAGGCCTCCCGGAACGGGACGTTTATCACCTATTTTAAGCAGAGCGCCGCCATCGAGGATTTTTTAACGACGATCGGCGCGCCCGTCTCCGCCATGGCGCTCATGTCGCAAAAGATTGAGAAGGACATGCGCAACAGCGTTAACAGGCGCGTCAACTGTGATACGGCAAACGTCTCCAAAACGGTCGACGCGGCGCTGTCGCAGATCGAGGCGATTGAAAGTCTTGTTGGGTCGTCCGGGCTTGACAGTCTGCCGGACAAGCTGCGTGAAACAGCCGAACTGCGGCTTGAGAACCCCGAGGCGAGCCTTGTGGAGCTGGCAGCGCTCTCATCGCTCACAAAATCCTGCCTGAACCACCGCCTGCGCAAGCTTGTGGCACTTGCCGGAGAATCAACTGAAAAACATTAA